The Pseudolabrys sp. FHR47 genome contains a region encoding:
- a CDS encoding S10 family peptidase, with protein MKSADGYRFAWVVLLAGMIAAWPGAASAQEAAKEAAKSASPSPQNERREAAADGILKLLPADAITQHSIATPQGKIDYTATAGTLPFYDQSGSQSAAVFYTAYVAKNGGPNRPLTFAFNGGPGAASAYLHMGVVGPRILELGPGGHDAARAELRDNPATWLAFTDLVLIDPVGTGWSRAAKSDNAKSFWSVRSDADAMAKAIALYVAHNNRGGSPKYLLGESYGGFRAVKTARALLREQGLAVSGLILVSPLLEGWLTFGDDTSALRAALQMPSLAAAELERKKAFTPQAQAEAEKFAMTDYLVTLAGKRPEGDAAKAFYARVAAMTGVPEGTIASSRGFINDFVKTIRAGKIVSRYDADYAVDDPNPERRAARGADPILDGVTRAYGGGFADYARNELGFKTEMTYTLLANDISGNWDWGHGGRFAATSDDDIRTLLAFSPSFRLMVVHGYADMVTPYGMSRYVLDHLPPIGPSGRVQFKLYRGGHMFYIAADQRKAFSDDAAAFYRAAE; from the coding sequence ATGAAATCTGCCGACGGCTATCGTTTCGCATGGGTCGTCCTGCTTGCCGGCATGATCGCCGCTTGGCCCGGCGCCGCTTCCGCACAGGAAGCCGCCAAAGAGGCTGCAAAAAGCGCCAGCCCATCGCCTCAAAATGAACGACGCGAAGCCGCCGCCGACGGCATCCTCAAGCTGCTGCCGGCCGACGCAATCACACAGCATTCCATCGCGACGCCGCAAGGCAAGATCGACTACACCGCGACGGCAGGCACGCTGCCGTTCTACGACCAGTCCGGCAGCCAGAGCGCGGCGGTGTTCTACACCGCTTACGTTGCCAAGAACGGTGGCCCGAACCGGCCGCTGACCTTCGCCTTCAATGGCGGGCCGGGCGCGGCTTCGGCCTATCTGCATATGGGCGTGGTCGGCCCGCGCATTCTCGAACTCGGGCCCGGCGGCCATGACGCCGCGCGCGCCGAATTGCGCGACAACCCCGCCACCTGGCTCGCCTTCACCGATCTGGTGCTGATCGATCCGGTCGGCACCGGCTGGAGCCGCGCCGCCAAGAGCGACAATGCCAAGAGTTTCTGGAGCGTGCGCAGCGATGCCGACGCCATGGCCAAAGCGATCGCGCTCTATGTCGCGCACAACAACCGCGGCGGCTCGCCGAAATATCTGCTCGGCGAAAGCTATGGCGGCTTTCGCGCCGTGAAGACAGCGCGCGCATTGCTGCGTGAGCAGGGCCTCGCGGTGAGCGGGCTCATCCTCGTCTCGCCGCTGCTCGAGGGCTGGCTGACCTTCGGCGACGACACCTCGGCGCTGCGTGCCGCCTTGCAGATGCCCTCGCTCGCCGCCGCCGAACTCGAGCGCAAAAAGGCGTTCACGCCGCAGGCGCAGGCCGAGGCGGAGAAGTTCGCGATGACGGATTATCTGGTCACGCTCGCTGGCAAAAGGCCGGAGGGCGACGCCGCCAAGGCGTTCTATGCGCGTGTCGCCGCGATGACCGGCGTACCGGAAGGCACGATCGCGTCGTCGCGCGGTTTCATCAACGACTTCGTCAAAACCATCCGCGCCGGCAAGATCGTCAGCCGCTACGACGCCGACTACGCGGTGGACGATCCGAACCCGGAGCGCCGCGCCGCGCGCGGGGCCGATCCGATCCTCGACGGGGTGACACGCGCCTATGGCGGCGGCTTTGCCGACTACGCGCGCAATGAACTCGGCTTCAAGACCGAGATGACCTACACGCTGCTGGCCAACGACATCAGCGGCAACTGGGACTGGGGCCATGGCGGACGCTTCGCCGCGACGTCGGACGACGACATCCGCACCTTGCTCGCCTTCAGCCCGTCGTTCCGCCTGATGGTGGTGCACGGCTATGCCGACATGGTCACGCCCTACGGCATGTCGCGCTATGTGCTCGACCATCTGCCGCCGATCGGGCCGTCCGGCCGCGTCCAGTTCAAGCTCTATCGCGGCGGCCATATGTTCTATATCGCCGCCGACCAGCGCAAAGCCTTCAGCGACGACGCCGCCGCCTTCTATCGCGCGGCGGAATAG
- a CDS encoding urate hydroxylase PuuD, which translates to MDFTLVASELLSATVRWLHVVAGIAWIGSSFYFIHLDLSLKKREGLPDGVKGDAWQIHGGGFYQMIKFLVAPKNMPDELTWFKWEAYATWLSGFALLVLVYYMQADLFLIDKSVLNMSAPMAAAIAFFSLVASWLVYEALCRSPLGKHEVALALVGYVYLVALTYGFTHVFSGRGAFTQIGALIGTIMVANVFAVIMPNQRKTVAALIAGEKPNPVWGELGKQRSVHNNYLTLPVVFLMLSNHYPLLFATRNNWIIVAIVLVIGPVIRHFYNARHEGKPSPWWTWFVAAFAMMVVLWLSTNGPKDGKTGALPETPKFAAVNEIVMSRCSMCHTAEPVWTGIGEAPKAIHLDTAEAIRLHAKLIALQAGFASAMPPGNVTEMTPEERQVIAAWYAAGAPGE; encoded by the coding sequence TTGGACTTCACTCTCGTCGCTTCGGAACTGTTGAGCGCCACAGTGCGCTGGCTGCACGTCGTCGCCGGCATCGCCTGGATCGGCTCGTCGTTCTATTTCATCCACCTCGACCTCAGCCTGAAGAAGCGCGAGGGCCTGCCCGACGGGGTCAAGGGCGACGCCTGGCAGATCCATGGCGGCGGCTTCTACCAGATGATCAAGTTTCTGGTGGCGCCCAAGAACATGCCGGACGAACTGACCTGGTTCAAATGGGAAGCCTATGCGACCTGGCTGTCCGGATTCGCGCTGCTGGTGCTGGTCTATTACATGCAGGCCGATCTGTTCCTGATCGACAAGTCGGTGCTGAACATGAGCGCGCCGATGGCGGCGGCGATCGCCTTCTTCAGCCTGGTCGCAAGCTGGCTGGTCTATGAGGCGCTGTGCCGCTCGCCGCTCGGCAAACACGAGGTGGCGCTGGCTTTGGTGGGCTATGTCTATCTGGTCGCGCTGACTTACGGCTTCACCCATGTTTTCAGCGGCCGTGGCGCCTTCACCCAGATTGGCGCGCTGATCGGCACCATCATGGTCGCCAATGTGTTCGCGGTGATCATGCCGAACCAGCGCAAGACCGTCGCGGCGCTGATCGCCGGCGAGAAGCCGAATCCGGTGTGGGGCGAGCTCGGCAAGCAGCGTTCGGTGCACAACAACTACCTGACGCTGCCGGTCGTGTTCCTGATGCTCAGCAATCATTACCCGCTGCTGTTCGCGACCAGGAACAACTGGATCATCGTCGCGATCGTGCTGGTGATCGGCCCGGTGATCCGTCATTTCTACAATGCGCGGCACGAAGGCAAGCCCTCGCCATGGTGGACCTGGTTCGTCGCCGCTTTCGCCATGATGGTGGTGCTGTGGCTGTCGACCAACGGTCCCAAGGACGGCAAGACCGGCGCCTTGCCGGAGACGCCGAAATTCGCGGCCGTCAATGAAATTGTGATGTCCCGCTGCAGCATGTGCCACACCGCCGAGCCGGTCTGGACCGGCATTGGCGAGGCGCCGAAGGCGATCCACCTCGACACGGCCGAGGCGATCCGGCTGCATGCCAAGCTGATCGCGCTGCAAGCCGGCTTTGCCAGCGCCATGCCGCCGGGCAACGTGACCGAAATGACGCCGGAAGAGCGGCAGGTCATTGCGGCGTGGTATGCGGCCGGAGCGCCGGGGGAGTGA
- a CDS encoding ABC transporter ATP-binding protein, giving the protein MSDQGPVSSSARAPLLQAIGITKRYGTFLANDNVSIDLYPGEIHALLGENGAGKSTLVKTMYGLIQPSAGELRWLGEKIELTGPSDARSRGIAMVFQHFSLFDNLTVAENVALGLDGSESFAAMSARLAQVSRDYGLPLDPKREVWRLSVGERQRIEIVRALMQNPKLLILDEPTAVLTPQEADQLFIVLDRLKAEGKALLYISHKLDEVKRLCDTATILRGGKKVATCNPRSETAASMARMMVGAEIGEVRATTARATTVPRLLIRDLSMVPDDPHGTYLRNISLEVFGGEILGIAGVAGNGQDELFAALSGERLAPHEDNVIIDGHAAGNLSVTQRRKLGAAFVPEERLGHGTAPRMKLSENALLTGHAASHMVHHGFIDRPATLKTVDDTTKTFDVRKAKRDPEAASLSGGNLQKFIVGREILREPGVLVVSQPTWGVDAGAAAVIRQALIDLSSRGSAVLVISQDLDELAEISDRIAVMFHGTLSEPIAAAHATREKLGLLMGGASPGEAASVQENLKEASHAVGA; this is encoded by the coding sequence ATGTCGGATCAGGGGCCGGTCAGTTCTTCCGCGCGCGCGCCGCTGCTCCAGGCCATCGGCATTACCAAGCGTTACGGCACCTTCCTCGCCAACGACAACGTTTCCATCGACCTCTATCCGGGCGAGATCCACGCGCTGCTTGGCGAGAACGGCGCCGGCAAGTCGACGCTCGTCAAGACCATGTACGGCCTGATCCAGCCGAGCGCGGGCGAACTGCGCTGGCTGGGCGAGAAGATCGAACTGACCGGGCCTTCCGACGCGCGCTCGCGCGGCATCGCCATGGTGTTCCAGCATTTCTCGCTGTTCGATAACCTGACCGTTGCCGAAAACGTCGCGCTCGGCCTCGACGGCTCGGAAAGTTTCGCCGCGATGTCGGCGCGTTTGGCGCAGGTGTCGCGCGATTATGGCCTGCCGCTCGATCCCAAGCGCGAAGTGTGGCGGCTGTCGGTCGGCGAGCGTCAGCGTATCGAGATCGTGCGCGCGCTGATGCAGAATCCGAAGTTGCTCATTCTCGACGAGCCGACCGCGGTGCTGACGCCGCAGGAGGCCGACCAGCTTTTCATCGTGCTCGACCGCCTCAAGGCCGAGGGCAAGGCGCTGCTCTACATCTCGCACAAGTTAGACGAGGTGAAGCGGCTCTGCGACACCGCCACCATCCTGCGCGGCGGCAAGAAAGTCGCGACCTGCAACCCGCGGAGCGAGACCGCCGCCTCGATGGCGCGCATGATGGTCGGCGCCGAGATCGGCGAAGTCCGCGCGACGACGGCGCGGGCCACCACGGTGCCGCGTCTCCTGATCCGCGACCTGTCGATGGTGCCGGACGATCCGCACGGCACTTATCTGCGCAACATTTCGCTCGAAGTCTTCGGCGGCGAGATTCTCGGAATTGCCGGTGTTGCCGGCAACGGCCAGGATGAGCTGTTTGCAGCGCTGTCCGGCGAGCGCCTCGCGCCGCATGAGGATAATGTCATCATCGACGGCCATGCCGCCGGCAACCTGTCGGTCACGCAGCGTCGCAAGCTGGGCGCTGCCTTCGTGCCCGAAGAACGCCTCGGCCACGGCACCGCGCCGCGTATGAAGCTGTCGGAAAATGCGCTGCTCACCGGCCATGCCGCCAGCCACATGGTCCATCACGGCTTCATAGACCGGCCGGCAACGCTGAAAACGGTCGACGACACCACCAAGACATTCGACGTGCGCAAGGCCAAGCGCGACCCGGAAGCCGCGAGCCTGTCCGGCGGCAATCTGCAGAAATTCATTGTCGGCCGCGAAATCCTGCGCGAGCCAGGCGTGCTGGTAGTGAGCCAGCCGACCTGGGGCGTCGATGCCGGCGCCGCCGCCGTGATCCGCCAGGCGCTCATCGACCTGTCGAGCCGCGGCAGCGCCGTGCTGGTGATCAGCCAGGACCTCGACGAACTCGCCGAGATATCCGACCGCATCGCGGTGATGTTCCACGGCACCCTATCGGAACCGATCGCCGCGGCGCACGCGACCCGCGAAAAGCTCGGCTTGCTGATGGGCGGCGCCTCGCCCGGCGAGGCTGCAAGCGTGCAAGAAAACCTAAAAGAGGCTTCTCATGCAGTTGGTGCTTGA
- the uraD gene encoding 2-oxo-4-hydroxy-4-carboxy-5-ureidoimidazoline decarboxylase, producing the protein MTQFTLDQLNAMPPADFTAALADIYEHSPWVAEAAAKQRPFATLAALHDAMIAAVKAAPAEARMKLITAHPDLAGKAARAGALTPDSTSEQTSAGLDRLSEADYTRFHALNDAYKAKFGIPFIVCVRRHTKDSILSEFERRLAQGDAAETDTALGEIFRIGALRLDQRVAASDKLPVAGRLSTHVLDTHSGRPAEGVAVELWELSRDGAERLVVRTATNKDGRTDTPLIGGRPVPKGVYELRFSIGAYFRTRGVPLSDPPFLDVVPIRFGVAEPEGHYHVPISTSPWAYGTYRGS; encoded by the coding sequence ATGACCCAATTCACGCTCGACCAACTGAACGCAATGCCCCCCGCCGACTTCACCGCGGCCCTGGCGGACATCTACGAACATTCGCCCTGGGTGGCCGAAGCCGCGGCCAAGCAGCGCCCGTTCGCGACGCTTGCCGCGTTGCACGACGCGATGATCGCCGCAGTCAAAGCCGCGCCGGCCGAGGCGCGCATGAAGCTGATCACCGCGCATCCCGATCTCGCCGGCAAGGCGGCGCGCGCCGGCGCGCTGACGCCGGATTCGACAAGCGAACAGACGAGCGCCGGCCTCGACCGTTTGAGCGAAGCCGACTACACGCGCTTCCATGCGCTCAACGATGCCTACAAGGCCAAATTCGGCATTCCTTTCATCGTCTGCGTGCGGCGGCACACGAAGGATTCGATCCTTTCCGAATTCGAACGCCGCCTCGCCCAGGGCGACGCCGCTGAGACCGACACCGCGCTCGGCGAAATTTTCCGGATCGGGGCCTTGCGCCTCGACCAGCGCGTCGCCGCGTCGGACAAACTGCCCGTCGCAGGTCGCCTCTCCACCCATGTGCTCGACACGCATAGCGGCCGGCCGGCCGAGGGTGTCGCAGTCGAACTATGGGAATTGTCGCGCGACGGCGCCGAGCGGCTCGTCGTCAGGACGGCGACCAACAAGGACGGCCGCACCGACACGCCGCTGATCGGTGGCCGGCCGGTGCCGAAAGGCGTCTACGAACTGCGCTTCTCCATCGGCGCCTATTTCCGAACCCGCGGCGTGCCGCTATCCGACCCGCCGTTCCTTGACGTGGTGCCGATCCGCTTCGGCGTCGCCGAGCCGGAAGGCCACTATCATGTGCCGATCTCGACCTCGCCCTGGGCCTACGGGACCTACCGCGGCAGTTGA